The following are encoded together in the Kwoniella europaea PYCC6329 chromosome 1, complete sequence genome:
- a CDS encoding inosine triphosphate pyrophosphatase yields MTSFVFVTGNANKLKEVQAILASGDSGVSVTSQAVDVPEIQGTTQEVAIAKVKVAAEKLGTACVTEDTALCFDALNGLPGPYIKDFLGHLGHEGLNNLLKGFNTTRAHALCTFAYSPGPGQEPILFEGRTEGNIVPARGPTHFGWDPIFQPIELGGQRTYAEMDGEEKNKISHRYRALEKLRVYLQDKAKEGN; encoded by the exons ATGACCTCTTTTG TATTCGTCACTGGGAACGCCAACAAGCTTAAGGAAGTACAAGCTATCTTGGCTTCTGGTGATAGTGGGGTGAGCGTCACTTCGCAAGCTGtagatg TACCGGAGATTCAAGGTACTACTCAGGAAGTAGCTATTGCAAAAGTCAAAGTAGCGGCTGAAAAG CTAGGTACAGCTTGTGTAACTGAAGATACTGCTTTATGTTTCGATGCCCTCAATGGCTTACCAGGTCCATATATCAAAGACTTCTTGGGCCATTTGGGacatgaag GACTCAACAACCTCCTTAAAGGCTTCAATACCACTCGAGCCCACGCATTATGTACATTCGCCTATTCACCTGGACCAGGTCAAGAACCAATCTTGTTCGAGGGAAGGACAGAAGGTAACATCGTTCCTGCGAGGGGTCCAACGCATTTCGGCTGGGATCCGATATTCCAACCTATTGAATTGGGTGGTCAGAGGACTTACGCCGAGATGGACGgtgaggagaagaacaaaATTTCGCATAGGTATAGAGCATTGGAGAAGTTGAGGGTGTATCTTCAGGATAAAGCGAAAGAGGGGAATTAG